The Helicoverpa armigera isolate CAAS_96S chromosome 18, ASM3070526v1, whole genome shotgun sequence genome has a window encoding:
- the LOC110373188 gene encoding AT-rich interactive domain-containing protein 1A — MMALDKQKILNELGNVVNQLQSADCGCMGKLFSNSNQSNQNGYQNTPMMSPAHDGCCCHGHSCGHGCHSFNTPGAGEPFSGNRHCMGHCNPPKLFADTYNYLNHNLMQPVVKEVYEDLKSITPANTITNSPMGAQMGLSQGNNLSPASGAVGGEMGNFTQNQMPGGAMGNFAQNQMPGGAMGNFAQNQMPGGAMGNQNAMSNHGPNVRFGNPNMDNQNNSQNNQQQMGQMAQPMAPMGMGPKILNMMMGEKSGGSQNQGGPQGGANANNAMQPPAMGMTSNMHGDVSQGQYNADMTGNHPGQYNMGMNNMVQESPGVSMQNPTAQYMSQPNMYTGANANMQGNSYNANMGQMNPGAQQMQGNANPIQPQMNAHNPYGQHSAGMAKFNEMFPGVMQGGDLGFDPMAIAIQMNPANQQRAAMDTMQKMMMKNTEALNRANASLLQPVINATNTAMSNLVQPSQPTNQQAMVPTSMQQQIPGTDPTAVPVQNNQVPQQQVYTAMTGSPTMNQRQILQQVAPQYQQPRQQMVDPNTGAVINGALPTVYEGSVDPNARQEGSPPQATQQMIKEPIFPADTSRSAPPDPIKAQKYYQYNTLGQPIEMLPVDGYRTVIPDLPQTLSPQVIPTSDSARYSNVKATVSKTALMGNRPVGRTPSRSQLQQIYNQYKGSQSYTQQNIRPPDNNGASYSEGNLNVTQANAIRQAPVERVGGDTVANNALNNAAYKMEIKPGQVGDVPVVNKPPAEPEKAPVNNSRVRNGLQDMKYTSYATSAAWSFHGATPAPSTVPAMYRFRNRA, encoded by the exons ATGATGGCTTTGGATAAGCAGAAAATTTTGAACGAATTAGGAAATGTTGTAAATCAACTACAGAGCGCCGATTG tggCTGCAtgggaaaattattttctaattctAATCAATCGAATCAAAATGGCTATCAAAACACTCCCATGATGAGCCCAGCTCACGATGGATGCTGTTGCCATGGGCATAGTTGTGGGCATGGCTGTCATAGCTTTAACACCCCTGGTGCAGGGGAACCCTTCTCTGGTAACCGACATTGCATGGGTCACTGTAATCCACCCAAACTGTTTGCGGATACTTACAACTATTTAAATCATAATCTTATGCAACCAGTAGTCAAAGAAGTGTATGAAGATCTTAAGTCTATAACACCAGCAAATACAATAACGAACAGTCCAATGGGGGCCCAGATGGGTTTGTCGCAAGGAAACAACTTATCCCCTGCATCAGGGGCAGTAGGAGGCGAGATGGGAAATTTCACTCAGAATCAAATGCCTGGAGGAGCGATGGGAAATTTTGCTCAGAATCAAATGCCTGGAGGAGCGATGGGAAATTTTGCTCAGAATCAAATGCCTGGAGGAGCGATGGGAAATCAAAATGCTATGTCGAATCATGGGCCAAATGTTCGCTTTGGAAATCCCAACATGGACAACCAAAACAACAGTCAGAATAACCAACAACAAATGGGGCAAATGGCCCAACCAATGGCACCCATGGGAATGGgtcctaaaatattaaatatgatgATGGGAGAGAAATCAGGTGGTTCCCAAAACCAAGGTGGCCCACAAGGAGGTGCGAATGCTAACAATGCTATGCAACCACCCGCAATGGGGATGACGTCGAACATGCATGGTGATGTTAGTCAAGGTCAATATAATGCAGACATGACAGGAAACCATCCAGGACAGTATAATATGGGCATGAACAACATGGTACAGGAAAGTCCAGGTGTTTCAATGCAGAACCCTACTGCGCAGTACATGTCCCAACCAAACATGTACACCGGGGCCAATGCAAATATGCAAGGAAATTCTTATAATGCAAATATGGGTCAAATGAATCCAGGTGCACAGCAAATGCAGGGCAATGCCAATCCCATTCAGCCTCAGATGAACGCACATAATCCTTATGGCCAGCATAGTGCTGGCATGGCAAAGTTCAATGAGATGTTCCCTGGTGTAATGCAAGGGGGAGACTTAGGATTTGATCCCATGGCCATTGCCATTCAGATGAATCCAGCGAACCAACAAAGGGCTGCTATGGATACAATGcagaaaatgatgatgaaaaatactGAAGCACTAAATAGAGCCAATGCGTCATTGTTACAGCCAGTCATAAATGCAACAAATACAGCAATGTCAAATCTAGTTCAACCTAGTCAACCAACCAATCAACAGGCTATGGTTCCTACATCAATGCAACAGCAGATACCAGGAACCGACCCTACAGCGGTACCCGTTCAAAATAATCAAGTGCCACAACAGCAAGTCTACACAGCTATGACTGGTTCTCCTACAATGAACCAACGACAAATTCTTCAACAAGTGGCCCCACAATATCAACAACCTCGACAACAAATGGTGGATCCAAATACAGGAGCAGTCATAAATGGCGCTCTCCCTACGGTGTACGAAGGTTCGGTGGATCCTAACGCCAGGCAAGAAGGATCACCTCCCCAAGCAACGCAACAAATGATTAAAGAGCCTATATTTCCCGCTGACACTTCAAGGTCTGCACCACCTGATCCCATTAAGGCTCAAAAGTATTATCAGTATAACACTTTGGGTCAGCCCATAGAGATGCTGCCAGTAGATGGTTATCGCACTGTCATACCAGACCTCCCGCAGACACTATCACCTCAAGTGATTCCAACTAGTGATTCGGCTAGATACAGCAATGTTAAGGCCACTGTCAGCAAGACTGCTCTAATGGGAAACAGACCTGTCGGAAGGACACCTAGCAGGAGCCAGTTGCAGCAAATCTACAATCAATACAAAGGTTCTCAATCATACACGCAGCAAAACATTAGACCCCCTGATAATAATGGCGCTTCATATTCTGAGGGTAATCTGAATGTTACGCAAGCCAATGCGATACGTCAAGCGCCTGTTGAAAGAGTTGGTGGTGACACTGTAGCTAATAACGCTTTGAATAACGCAGCATACAAGATGGAAATTAAACCTGGACAAGTTGGCGATGTTCCAGTTGTTAACAAGCCCCCTGCTGAGCCCGAGAAG GCACCTGTAAATAATTCAAGAGTTCGGAACGGCTTACAAGACATGAAGTACACTTCGTACGCAACATCAGCTGCTTGGTCTTTTCATGGAGCAACTCCTGCACCTAGCACTGTACCGGCAATGTATCGTTTCAGAAACAGAGCCTAG